A window of Caretta caretta isolate rCarCar2 chromosome 11, rCarCar1.hap1, whole genome shotgun sequence contains these coding sequences:
- the LOC142068441 gene encoding uncharacterized protein LOC142068441: MQSSSAEVTMMESQNRKRAPAWTEREVRDLIAVWGEESVLSELRSSFRNAKTFLKISQGMKDRGHNRDPKQCRVKLKELRQAYQKTREANGRSGSEPQTCRFYDELHAILGGSATTTPAVLFDSFNGDGGNTEVGFGDEEDDEEEVVDSSQQASGETGFPDSQELFLTLDLEPVPPEPTQGCLLDSAGGEGTSAACVSMITGSSPSQRLVKLRKKKKRTRDEMFSELMLSSHTDRAQTNAWRQIMSECRKAQNDREERWRAEESKWRAEESKWRAEDRAEAQRWRQRDERRQDSMLRLLQDQTSMLQCMVELQQRQLEHRLPLQPLCNQPPSSPSSIASTPRRPRTRWGGLRPTSHSPTEDCPKKRRLSFNKF; this comes from the exons atgcagagctcatcagcagaggtgaccatgatggagtcccagaatcgcaaaagagctccagcatggactgaacgggaggtacgggatctgatcgctgtttggggagaggaatccgtgctatcagaactccgttccagttttcgaaatgccaaaacctttctgaaaatctcccagggcatgaaggacagaggccataacagggacccgaagcagtgccgcgtgaaactgaaggagctgaggcaagcctaccagaaaaccagagaggcgaacggccgctctgggtcagagccccaaacatgccgcttctatgatgagctgcatgccattttagggggttcagccaccactaccccagccgtgttgtttgactccttcaatggagatggaggcaatacagaagtaggttttggggacgaagaagatgatgaggaggaggttgtagatagctcacagcaagcaagcggagaaaccggttttcccgacagccaggaactgtttctcaccctagacctggagccagtaccccccgaacccacccaaggctgcctcctggactcagcaggcggagaagggacctctg ctgcatgtgtttcaatgatcacaggatcttctccttcccagaggctagtgaagcttagaaagaaaaaaaaacgcactcgcgatgaaatgttctccgagctcatgctgtcctcccacactgacagagcacagacgaatgcgtggaggcaaataatgtcagagtgcaggaaagcacaaaatgaccgggaggagaggtggagggctgaagagagtaagtggcgggctgaagagagtaagtggcgggctgaagacagggctgaagctcaaaggtggcggcagcgtgatgagaggaggcaggattcaatgctgaggctgctgcaggaccaaaccagtatgctccagtgtatggttgagctgcagcaaaggcagctggagcacagactgccactgcagcccctctgtaaccaaccgccctcctccccaagttccatagcctccacacccagacgcccaagaacacggtggggaggcctccggccaaccagccactcccccacagaggattgcccaaaaaaaagaaggctgtcattcaataaattttaa